From the genome of Blautia hydrogenotrophica DSM 10507:
CAAGGCGCAAAGCCTTCTCCAAAAGTTCTTCCTGGTCAGGAAGCACCTGGGTCTTCACCTCTTCAAATCCGATCTCACGGGCCAACTGCCGCAGTGCAGGTGTATTGATATCATATACCTGCGCTAAGCCAAGCTCTCCACCTACCTGCACAAGCTCATCCCCTGTGGAGAGAATTGTCACCTTTAGAGGACGATAGACCTCCACGGTACGTCTGCTGTTTCCCGCCAGCGCCCCGATTTGTGCCGCAGCCAATCTGGTTCCTCTGGGAAGAATCGTCTCTCCTTTTTCTACGTCTTCTCCGATCTGCACCACATTCCCGCCGGACGCAAGCGCGTGATAGACCGCAGTGCAGGATTGGTCGAACAATTCACAGTACTCCACCATCACCACTGCATCTGCACCTTCAGGAATCATCCCCCCAGTGGGAACATAGGAACAGGTCCCGCTGACCACCCTCTTTTTTGCCGGTTTTCCGATCTCAATCTCTTCCATGATATCTAAGAATACTGGCACTCCATCGCTGGCCCCCTGGGTATCCGCCGCAATCACCGCGTAACCGTCCACCGTGGAGCGCAAAAACGAAGGCAACGGGACCTCTGCCTTAACATCACGAGAAAGCACCCTGCCGGCCGCCTCCTCGATGGGAATGACCTCCGTCTTTTTGATATCCCAGGTGATCTGTTTCAATAATTTTTCTCTCGCCTGCTCCAGGCTGTCCACTCTCAGAAGTTTCATCTACTCATTCCTCCTGTCAAACGCGCTTTCGCTCAAAATCTCTCCTCTCAGGAAATGCCGCACCTCAGGGACCTCAGAGTGAAACAACACCTCCCTGGCCGGCCCGCTTTGCACAACCTTTCCCTTGTAAAAAACATGAACTCTATCACAGAGCCTTGCAATATGGCTCAGACTGTGACTGATCAGCATCCAGGTATTTCCTTCTATTTCCCGGGTCCTTAAAATCTGTTTTTCAAAAAACTCTACGCTATCAGGATCTAGATTCGACAGTGTCTCGTCAATCATTACAAAACGAGGATGAAAGCAGAGAGCTCTTATCATGGACACTTTCTGCTGTTCCCCGCTGGAAAGACTTCTCGCAGCCTGCCGCTCTTTCCCTGCCATACCGCAGCTTTCCAAATAGGCCCCAATCTTTTCCCGATCAGGACGTGTTCCCCTTATTTTCAGCGGATAAACAATATTTTCATAGACTGTATCATGCAGCAGATAGGGTCTTTGGCTCGTCATGGTGATCTCCCTCATATTCAATCCTTCATACTCAATATGCCCGCTGTCAGGGGACAAGATTCCCATAATCAGTTTCATGAGGGTGGTTTTTCCACTGCCGTTCCCTCCGATCAATCCGTGGATACACCCTTCTTCTATCTCTAAATGGTCAATCTGAAGGACAAATTGACCAACTCTTTTTTCCAAGTTAATAATTTTCATTTTCTTTCGACTCCTTCTGAAAGAAATCTGCCAGACACTGGAGAAGAAACGCCATCACTAGCAACAAAATTCCCAAAGTTAGGCCTTCTGTGAAAATCCCCTGACTTTTCAGCAGGGAGATCGCTGTCGTCATCGTTCTGGTATGCCCTTTGATATTTCCGCCCACTAGCATCACCGCTCCCACTTCACTGATGGAACGGCCAAATCCGCTGACGATGGCAAAATAGATCTCGTGTTTCATCTCCCTTAAAATCAACAGATTTGTCTGAAGTTTTCCAGCTCCCATCGTCTTCGCAAAAACCCGGACCGCAGGCGCTGTTTTGTTTCCGTAAGTGTAAATCATTCCACAGATAATTGGTGTGATAATGATTGTCTGGGCTAAAATCATTCCTTCCACAGTAAACAAAAGTTCCAACTTTCCCAGAGGGCCTCTGCGCATGGTCAACATATATACAATAAGCCCCACGACTACCGGGGGCACTCCCATCAAAGTTCTGTTTATACGAACGACTACCCTCTTTCCTGGAAAAGAAAATCTCTCCAAAGCAAGTCCTAAAACAATTCCTAGAACAGCAGAAATAAAAGTAGAAGTTACCGCCATTCGAAAAGTAACCCGAATGGCGTCGTAAACTCCTACGTCCGAAAAAATCTCTTCGATCATTGTCTTCAGCATGGAAAATCTCCAAAGAATCTTATGCGTCTGTACCGGCGTTGGGAACAAACAAAGCCTCTCCGTACTCCTCAACTCCGTACTCACCGATCAGCTTCTGAATCTCATCAGAACAAATCCACTCGATGAACGCGTTTGCAGCTTCATTGTTGACTTCTGGATATTTCTCTGGATTCACTGCAATCACTCCGTATTGGTTCAGCAAATTGGCATCCCCCTCACAGACAATCTCCAGACCCAAGGATACATCCGCGTCCTTTTTCATCTTCAGATAGGTTCCTCTGTCAGTCAGGCAATACGCTTGTTTTTCATCGGCCATTGTCAGGGTAGCTCCCATTCCCTGCCCGGATTCCAGATAATTGGGGTCAGCAGCCGGGTCCAGACCCAGATCTTCCCAGATCTGTTTTTCCTTCTTATCTGTGCCGGAGTCATCCCCTCTGGACACAAATGGAAGCTGTTCCTCCAAAATCTGGTTAAACACAGCCTGTATGTCCTGGGTAACGGCAACCGGCTCCGTCGGGCCGACCACGATAAAGTCGTTGTACATGACAGGAAAACGCTCTACACCGTAGCCGTCCGCTACAAATTGTTCTTCGCTTGCTTTCGCATGTACCAGAACAATGTCTACATCTCCATTCTCACCCATCTTCAAAGCTTCCCCGGTGCCAACCGCATCCCACAAAAGCTCATAGCCGGTATCCTCCTGGAAAATAGGCGCCAGATAATCCAAAAGCCCCGTGTCAGCCGTACTGGTCGTCGTCGCCATCATCAGCTGGCCTTTCTCCTCACCTTCTTTTGACTCGTCCGTTTTCTGGGCATCCTGTGAATCTTCACTCTCTGCCGCGTCCTCTGTAGCTGGCTGCTCCTTCGACTCCTCACTGCCTCCGCAGCCTGCAAGTGTTCCAAAAACCAGCGCAGTTCCCAGCAGCATCGCTAAAGCTTGTTTCTTCATTTTTGTTTCCTCCCTTGAATCTTTCTATTTCAAAACAACTTATCTGTTTTGAAAACCATTTCCTGGACAATCACAGAATCCTCCGCATCTCGTCCCCCACAGAGATTTCCCCTGCGCGCAGAACCCGCGCGAAAACTCCTTCTCTGGGCATAATGCAATCTCCCATCAGTCTCTGTATCTCACAGCCTTTGTGACAGGTCTTTCCGATCTGCGTCATCTCCAAAATTACAGAATTGCAGGCAAACCTCGTACCCACTGGATAGTTCTTGAAATCAAAGCCGGTGACAATCAAATTCTCTCCAAAAGCTCCGTCTTCCACCGGGGCTCCCTTCGCTTTGAACTGCTCGATCACCTCGTAAGACAGCAGGCTGACTTGACGGTGCCAGTTCCCTGCATGAGCATCGTTTTCAAGCCCAAAATCCTCGATAAATCTGGCCTTTCCCACATTTTTCTTCTGGGTGCCTTTCTTTTCACTGATACAGACTGCTTTTACAATCCCAACTTTTTCTTCTCTCATCTCGCGCAATTTTGAGCCTCCCCTGTTAAAATTTCTAACCCATGTTCCAGATAAGGCGCTACGTATTCCAGACACTCACGGACAGCCTTGGGACTACCTGGAAGATTGATAATCAGCGTCGTTCCCCGAATTCCCGCGGCAGCCCTGGACAGCATCGCCCGTCCGGTGAACTGCATACTGTATGCCCGCATAGCCTCCGGTATGCCCGGCACCTCCCTTTGACAGACTGCTTTCGTGGCCTCCGGCGTCCAATCTCTGGGAGAAAATCCTGTTCCTCCGGTGGTCAATATTAACTCTGCGGCCTTGTTGTCCGCAGTGTCACAAAACGCAGCTTTCAGTACTTCCAAATCGTCCGGAAGAATCTGTATTCCCACAACCTCGTATCCCAGCTTTTCCATAGTTTCCCGGATCACGGGGCCGCTGAAATCCTCTCTCTCCCCCCGGTACCCGCTGTCACTGGAGACAATAATCATCACTCTTTTTCTTTCCATTTTTATCCTCCGATCTGCGCCATAAATTTCTTTTCCTTTTCCTTTGGCGCGCCCTCCAAAAAGGCATGGCTTTGAGGCTTATCCAAAATTGCTCTCTGAATCCGTGCTCTTAATGCCTCATCCGAATCCTCTGCCCGCAGAGGCTCTCTCAAATCGATTCCTCTGTCATACTGAAGACAGGTCTTCAAATAACCCTGTGAAGTCAGGCGCACTCGGTTGCATTTATCACAGAATTTGTGGCTTACCGCACTGATGAAGCCGATTTTTCCCTGAAAGTTCTTGAACTGCATATAATGACTTGGCCCGTTTCCAAGCCTCTCCGTCACCGGCTGTCCCGGCCCGAATTCTCTCTCAAAAATCGTCAGTAGCTCCTCCTCTGAGCGTCCTGTCCAGGACTCACCCAGTCCGATGGGCATCATTTCTATAAATCGTACATGCACCGGGTAATCCCGGGCCAATGCTGCCATCCGGCATAGGCTTTCCGGGGACTGCCCTATGGAGACACAGTTGATTTTCAGCAAAATCCGGGGATATCTCAGCATTTCCTGAAATCCCTCCCAGGCTCTGCTAAATTCGTCTCTTCTCGTTATCCGGGCATACTCCTGCGGCTTTAAACTGTTTAAACTTAAATTCACTCCATCAATTCCTGCTTCTGCCAGCAAAGCCGCTTTTTCTTTGAGAAGTGTTCCATTCGTGGTCAGAGTCACCTGCTCAATCCCTTCGATCTTTTTCAGATCTTTGACCAGTTCTTCAATCTGCAGTCTCACCAGAGGCTCTCCGCCTGTCAGTTTGATTTTTCGGATTCCCACTGACACAAAGATTTCCGCGAGACGTTCTATCTCGTGAAATCTCAGAATTTCCTGGTGGCTTGCCAGAGAAATTCCATCCTCTGGCATACAGTACCGGCACCTCAGATTGCAGCGGTCAGTAACCGAAATCCGAATGTAGTCTATGGTCCTTCCGTATTCATCCACCATATCTGAAATCCCCACTCTTTCCTCCAGTCTTTCGCACCAAGTGAATTCCACCGATCTCCATTCGCTTGTCGATTGCCTTGCACATATCATAGATAGTCAGTAGAGCAACAGATACTCCCGTGAGAGCTTCCATTTCCACCCCCGTCTTTTCATCTATTTTCACAGTGCACTCTGCTTCAATACGACTGTTTTCTTCATCCAAACTGAATTTCAATGCACAGTTTTGTATATTCAGAGGATGGCACATGGGAATCAGAGAGGCTGTCTGCTTCACTCCCATGATCCCCGCCACTGTGGCGACACTCAGGACATCCCCTTTCTCCACGCAGTGTTCTTTCACCGCCTCCAGGATTTCTCTGCTCACGCGAATTTCTCCTCTTGCCACAGCAGTTCGGACCGATTTGTTTTTCCCAGTCACATCCACCATAACCGCATTGCCGTCCTCATCAAAATGTGTAAATTCTTCAACCATTTTCCCTTATCTCCTAACTAATAAAAAAGAATCCTGCCCCGCAGGATTCTCCGCCTGCGGCGGGTTGCATCAGCAACATTTTCATCTCCGCCGCAGTGTGATCCTACGGAGTATTTCTGTTATAGGAAAGAGCTTTCACGCATTAGTGTAACAAAGTATTTCCTATTACAAAAAAAGCCGCCACCCGGCGACCCTGCTCATAATATATTCATTCGTCCATCCGCATTGCGGACTAACGGGACCATAATCTCCTTTCCATAAACATGAAAAGCTTTCGTAATATGACCAGAGTCAATTCTAAGAAAGTTCCTGCACATACCATAATTCTCAGCAGCACAGATCTTCCTGTCTCTATTGTTAAGTTAAAAATTTTGACTCCAAGTCCCGTCTAAACACTCCAAGACTATAATTCGAAACGATCACAGACCCTTTCTGTCCATACAGTTCCCAACTATCGCATGATTTTCCTTTTCCAGTTTTTTCTATAGAATAACCTGGTTAAAAATCCTTTCCAAACACGGGAGGCATTGATTCAAGCGGTCAATACCCTCGCCGAACGAGCGTCGGCTGGTCCTGATTCCTCTTTACAGGACTCGGATTCTTTCTCATTATATAACAGACATTAAATTTTTACAATCTCTTCCCTGATATTTATTTTGTTATATAATTACAGAAAATCATCAGAAAATGCTATTCTTTCCAAAATTGACATACTATTTTCAGAACAAGGTGGGCAAGCCTCTCTCACCTCCCACCTATCTAACTATCTGGAATATTGTGAATTTTGATCGCTATCTGTGTCACATAGTTCTCCTCGCTGCCTATCATAAAATCATTCATTCCCTTCTCGTAGGCATAACCTGTCAACAATAGACTATGTTCTCTCGCATAGGAAAACATTTTATCATACAAAACTGGCAGCCGGCTCCAAGGACCTTTTAGGTATCCGCACAAATATTTCCCTCCGGGTCTTTTTACTACCTGACCATTTTTCTCTCGCTTTAGAACCGGTGAATAAAGACCATCATAGCTCTCAAATTGCCCTTCACTGGCTTTTTCCAGGGAGATATAGCTACCGATTCCATTCCTATACTGTTCCGGACTCCAAGTATCCTGCACATATCGGAATACCTCCATAAAATCATCATTTTCAAATTTGTAGGGAACCGTCAACAATTCTTCCTTCCTGAAATTTTCTATTCGTATATCCATGTCATTGATATTCTGACAGAGCAGAAGCTGTTCCTGTTTTTGGGATAAAACTGCTTTTACTCTTCTTAGTTTCTCAATTTTCTCCCCGATTTCTTTTTGTTTCGCTTTTGCCATCTCTAAAAATTTTTCCTCATCAAATCCGTGAACAAATGCTTTGATTTCTTCGATACTCAGGTTGACTTCCTTGAGCATCAGGATAAATTCAAAATCCATACTTTGGGAATAGTCATAGTATCTATAGTCGTTATCGCCTTTAAATTTAGGCGAAAACAGCCCAATACTGTCATAATAATGCAAAGTTCTCTTGTTCACATGGTGCAGTTTCGCAAACTGAGAGACGGTAAGTCTCGCTATATCTTTTTTCATAAAAACCTCTTGACTTTACACTTACTGTATCGTTTATTCTTCAGGTATAGCACCTGTGAGTAAAACAGTCAAGCCTGTTTTGTTTACAAATTTCAAAGCATTTGGAAAGGAAAAAAATATGGAAACTAAGATGATCCTGCGGGATTTGAGAAATGCCGATTTAAAATCACTGGAAGACGTTATCCGAAAGACCTGGAATTATGACAAATTCACCTCCTCGAAGACGGCGAAAAAGCTGGCGAAAGCCTATCTAGCTTCCTGTCTTGCCAATCAGACTTACGCCCTGACAGCGGAAGTAGATGGAAAACCTGTGGGAATCATACTCGGCAAAAATATTGAGAAACACCGCTGTCCTCTCAGATACCGTTGGCGACAGATCACAGCCCTTTGCCGGCTTTTGGCCTCCAAAGAAGGGAGGGACATACTGGGAGTCTTCAAAAACATTGACCACATAGACCGCGAACTTTTAAGCCAGTGTGAAAAAGACTACAAAGGCGAGGTTGCTCTATTTGCGCTTGACCCTGAATACCGTGGACTAGGCATAGGAAAAAAACTCTTCCTCCGCTTGATGGATTACATGAAAAAAGAAGAAATCGAAGATGTCTATCTGTACACAGACACTAGCTGTAATTTCGGTTTTTATGAGCACCAGGGAATGAAACGACAACAGCAATACCAAAAAGTATTCCACATGAAGGGGCAAAAGGAAACTATGGAGTTCTACTTGTACGATATCAGCGTCTCCAAAAAAATTCCAAACTGTCGGAATGTCTGACCATCTGGCTCATGACAGCTCTCCTGGCTACAGACAAGCAACAGGGGTTCCCGCCTGTGTCTTTTTGCCTGTTCTTCCTGAAATCCTTTGGCAACACACCGTAGATAAACTGAGAGCCTTTTGCCACCAGATTCTTTACCCAAAGCCTCTCAGAAAATTGCTCTATCCGTCAAAGACTTTTTTCAAAACCATTCTCATTGTGAGGATCCTTGTAGAAAATTAATAGTTATAGAAAATCCAAGAAATTCGAAATAGAACTGGAAAAATAGAGAAGAAAGGTGTACAATATCAACAGTTATCATTTGCTAATAATTTCGTTGCGGAAAATTTGCCTGCCGCAACCGTTAAAATACTGAAAGGAGAATTGATCTATGTATTGTACCAGAAAGATAACTGACAACATTACCTGGGTCGGTGGTTCCGACCGCAGACTGGCACTGTTTGAAAACCTCTTTCCGATTTCCAGAGGTGTCGCATATAACTCTTATCTGATTGCAGATGAGAAGACTGCTCTCGTCGACACGGTGGACTCTTCCCTCTCACGCCAGTTTCTGGAAAACATCTACCACACATTAGATGGCAGAAGTCTGGATTACCTAATTGTCAATCACATGGAGCCGGATCATTGCGCAAATATAGAGGAGCTTATGTTCCGTTTCCCCGAGATGAAAGTCATCGGGAACGCCAAAACTCTTAACTTTATTCGCCAATTCTATGATATGGAGTTGGAA
Proteins encoded in this window:
- the glp gene encoding gephyrin-like molybdotransferase Glp, which gives rise to MKLLRVDSLEQAREKLLKQITWDIKKTEVIPIEEAAGRVLSRDVKAEVPLPSFLRSTVDGYAVIAADTQGASDGVPVFLDIMEEIEIGKPAKKRVVSGTCSYVPTGGMIPEGADAVVMVEYCELFDQSCTAVYHALASGGNVVQIGEDVEKGETILPRGTRLAAAQIGALAGNSRRTVEVYRPLKVTILSTGDELVQVGGELGLAQVYDINTPALRQLAREIGFEEVKTQVLPDQEELLEKALRLGMEDSDLVVISGGSSQGKKDITAKLLDRLADPGVFTHGLALKPGKPTILAVDEPSQTILMGLPGHPAAALMVFRLLAKWLEQWRTGEADSLKIPASMQSNIPAAPGKDTCVMVELFPGDGEGYTARPVLGKSGLMRTLTKADGYVRIPMGKEGLKTGELVWVELF
- a CDS encoding ATP-binding cassette domain-containing protein is translated as MKIINLEKRVGQFVLQIDHLEIEEGCIHGLIGGNGSGKTTLMKLIMGILSPDSGHIEYEGLNMREITMTSQRPYLLHDTVYENIVYPLKIRGTRPDREKIGAYLESCGMAGKERQAARSLSSGEQQKVSMIRALCFHPRFVMIDETLSNLDPDSVEFFEKQILRTREIEGNTWMLISHSLSHIARLCDRVHVFYKGKVVQSGPAREVLFHSEVPEVRHFLRGEILSESAFDRRNE
- a CDS encoding ABC transporter permease; this encodes MLKTMIEEIFSDVGVYDAIRVTFRMAVTSTFISAVLGIVLGLALERFSFPGKRVVVRINRTLMGVPPVVVGLIVYMLTMRRGPLGKLELLFTVEGMILAQTIIITPIICGMIYTYGNKTAPAVRVFAKTMGAGKLQTNLLILREMKHEIYFAIVSGFGRSISEVGAVMLVGGNIKGHTRTMTTAISLLKSQGIFTEGLTLGILLLVMAFLLQCLADFFQKESKENENY
- a CDS encoding substrate-binding domain-containing protein, with amino-acid sequence MKKQALAMLLGTALVFGTLAGCGGSEESKEQPATEDAAESEDSQDAQKTDESKEGEEKGQLMMATTTSTADTGLLDYLAPIFQEDTGYELLWDAVGTGEALKMGENGDVDIVLVHAKASEEQFVADGYGVERFPVMYNDFIVVGPTEPVAVTQDIQAVFNQILEEQLPFVSRGDDSGTDKKEKQIWEDLGLDPAADPNYLESGQGMGATLTMADEKQAYCLTDRGTYLKMKKDADVSLGLEIVCEGDANLLNQYGVIAVNPEKYPEVNNEAANAFIEWICSDEIQKLIGEYGVEEYGEALFVPNAGTDA
- a CDS encoding MOSC domain-containing protein, whose translation is MREEKVGIVKAVCISEKKGTQKKNVGKARFIEDFGLENDAHAGNWHRQVSLLSYEVIEQFKAKGAPVEDGAFGENLIVTGFDFKNYPVGTRFACNSVILEMTQIGKTCHKGCEIQRLMGDCIMPREGVFARVLRAGEISVGDEMRRIL
- a CDS encoding MogA/MoaB family molybdenum cofactor biosynthesis protein; this encodes MERKRVMIIVSSDSGYRGEREDFSGPVIRETMEKLGYEVVGIQILPDDLEVLKAAFCDTADNKAAELILTTGGTGFSPRDWTPEATKAVCQREVPGIPEAMRAYSMQFTGRAMLSRAAAGIRGTTLIINLPGSPKAVRECLEYVAPYLEHGLEILTGEAQNCAR
- the moaA gene encoding GTP 3',8-cyclase MoaA — translated: MGISDMVDEYGRTIDYIRISVTDRCNLRCRYCMPEDGISLASHQEILRFHEIERLAEIFVSVGIRKIKLTGGEPLVRLQIEELVKDLKKIEGIEQVTLTTNGTLLKEKAALLAEAGIDGVNLSLNSLKPQEYARITRRDEFSRAWEGFQEMLRYPRILLKINCVSIGQSPESLCRMAALARDYPVHVRFIEMMPIGLGESWTGRSEEELLTIFEREFGPGQPVTERLGNGPSHYMQFKNFQGKIGFISAVSHKFCDKCNRVRLTSQGYLKTCLQYDRGIDLREPLRAEDSDEALRARIQRAILDKPQSHAFLEGAPKEKEKKFMAQIGG
- the moaC gene encoding cyclic pyranopterin monophosphate synthase MoaC translates to MVEEFTHFDEDGNAVMVDVTGKNKSVRTAVARGEIRVSREILEAVKEHCVEKGDVLSVATVAGIMGVKQTASLIPMCHPLNIQNCALKFSLDEENSRIEAECTVKIDEKTGVEMEALTGVSVALLTIYDMCKAIDKRMEIGGIHLVRKTGGKSGDFRYGG
- a CDS encoding MerR family transcriptional regulator; protein product: MKKDIARLTVSQFAKLHHVNKRTLHYYDSIGLFSPKFKGDNDYRYYDYSQSMDFEFILMLKEVNLSIEEIKAFVHGFDEEKFLEMAKAKQKEIGEKIEKLRRVKAVLSQKQEQLLLCQNINDMDIRIENFRKEELLTVPYKFENDDFMEVFRYVQDTWSPEQYRNGIGSYISLEKASEGQFESYDGLYSPVLKREKNGQVVKRPGGKYLCGYLKGPWSRLPVLYDKMFSYAREHSLLLTGYAYEKGMNDFMIGSEENYVTQIAIKIHNIPDS
- a CDS encoding GNAT family N-acetyltransferase, whose amino-acid sequence is METKMILRDLRNADLKSLEDVIRKTWNYDKFTSSKTAKKLAKAYLASCLANQTYALTAEVDGKPVGIILGKNIEKHRCPLRYRWRQITALCRLLASKEGRDILGVFKNIDHIDRELLSQCEKDYKGEVALFALDPEYRGLGIGKKLFLRLMDYMKKEEIEDVYLYTDTSCNFGFYEHQGMKRQQQYQKVFHMKGQKETMEFYLYDISVSKKIPNCRNV